In Metarhizium brunneum chromosome 3, complete sequence, a genomic segment contains:
- the srb4 gene encoding Mediator of RNA polymerase II transcription subunit 17: MASPDGPPLSLRPFPVADKAPQNLAEFIARVNTQSGGFRDVTENKIQDEIKSNQVVNGADTDPEDVDMSDLGHDEEPVKDAALVRMDVLKNIEIAGNTAMLTLDSLSLLLSKQNPTQAGLTLSQQLREMVGIGTLGADKLDEPILNVNKEKDEEEVATGWTLMQINQARDAADEAGKFLQREVDAESKYWEDVMAVKKSGWSICRVPHERHTLGVKFGFSEASPEFKNNGLAPMRRGDSGSVELDLGRLGGVSEGLVVTYEKDGQVVGRSVPRRRAHDDASLESRVLEARNTIFSQELWHELTREARTLAAYGVRPEGSTLTCSVDSSSKIVLELVPLTSCPVADDSLPDNSIAEAIFISLHVLLSYAHRYNELMRIRPIPPHISRSRGQQVYALLRPVITCMASTRAVLSCTTYIGSITKALQKSGLPASFTLKTTPFSAADPSSQGPNQLAGAQSLIRNILQTIEFNITFTILPNASLTIRGRTFLFPVTTTFYQVALPPSSTLQGICAPYADGYSNPKALFSYIRTTTERAVTLHFLNALSASPSPAQWIQSGTSIRDPEDDSRALQFTIAKQPVALVLTSSFSNNPKGETKSWTYSAHLDSEPTRLEDVVAREASRPRP, translated from the exons ATGGCTTCACCCGACGGACCtcccttgtccttgcgaCCCTTCCCCGTCGCCGACAAGGCCCCCCAAAACCTCGCCGAGTTCATTGCGCGCGTCAATACACAGTCCGGCGGCTTTCGTGATGTGACAGAGAACAAAATTCAAGATGAGATCAAATCAAATCAAGTCGTCAATGGGGCCGACACCGACCCAGAGGATGTGGACATGTCCGACCTAGGCCACGACGAGGAGCCTGTGAAAGATGCTGCCCTTGTGCGCATGGACGTCTTGAAGAATATAGA GATTGCCGGCAACACCGCTATGCTAACCCTCGATTCCCTCTCCCTGCTCTTATCCAAGCAAAATCCAACCCAGGCTGGCTTAACCCTTTCTCAGCAGCTGCGAGAAATGGTGGGCATAGGGACCTTGGGTGCCGATAAGCTGGACGAACCAATATTGAACGTCAACAAGGAaaaggacgaggaagaagtcgCCACTGGGTGGACGCTCATGCAGATCAACCAGGCGcgagatgccgccgacgaggctGGCAAGTTTCTGCAACGAGAGGTCGATGCGGAGAGTAAATACTGGGAGGACGTCATGGCTGTCAAAAAGTCTGGCTGGTCTATTTGCAGGGTACCTCATGAGCGCCATACTCTGGGCGTAAAGTTTGGTTTCTCAGAAG CTTCTCCCGAGTTCAAAAACAACGGCCTCGCACCTATGAGAAGAGGCGATAGCGGCTCAGTAGAGCTTGACCTTGGACGGCTAGGAGGTGTGTCAGAAGGACTAGTAGTCACATACgaaaaagacggccaagtgGTTGGCCGATCGGTTCCCCGTCGCCGCGCCCATGACGACGCCTCCTTGGAGTCCCGTGTCCTTGAGGCCCGAAACACCATCTTTTCTCAAGAGCTCTGGCACGAACTGACCCGCGAAGCCCGCACGTTAGCAGCATACGGCGTCCGACCAGAAGGCTCAACTCTAACCTGCTCCGTGGACTCCTCCTCCAAGATCGTACTCGAGCTTGTCCCCCTCACTTCGTGCCCCGTGGCCGACGACTCATTGCCCGACAACTCCATTGCGGAAGCAATCTTCATCTCCCTCCACGTCCTCCTCAGCTACGCCCATCGATACAACGAACTCATGAGAATCCGCCCCATACCACCGCACATCTCCCGCTCCCGCGGCCAGCAAGTCTACGCCCTCCTCCGCCCCGTCATCACCTGCATGGCATCCACCCGCGCCGTCCTCTCATGCACAACCTACATCggctccatcaccaaggcccTCCAAAAGTCCGGCCTGCCAGCCTCATTCACCCTCAAAACAACGCCATTCTCCGCCGCCGACCCCTCGTCACAGGGACCAAACCAACTGGCCGGCGCGCAATCCCTCATCCGAAACATCCTCCAAACGATAGAGTTCAACATCACATTCACCATCCTCCCCAACGCATCGCTCACCATCCGCGGCCGCACGTTCCTCTTCCCCGTCACCACGACATTCTACCAGGTCGCCCTACCCCCGTCCTCCACCCTGCAGGGCATCTGCGCCCCCTACGCAGACGGCTACTCCAACCCCAAAGCCCTCTTCAGCTACATCCGCACCACCACTGAGCGTGCCGTAACCCTCCACTTCCTAAACGCCTTATCCGCGTCCCCGAGTCCAGCGCAATGGATACAGAGCGGCACGTCTATCCGCGACCCCGAAGACGACTCCCGCGCGCTGCAGTTCACAATTGCCAAGCAGCCCGTCGCGTTGGTGCTGACGAGCAGCTTTTCAAACAATCCCAAGGGGGAGACCAAGTCGTGGACGTACTCGGCCCATCTGGACAGCGAGCCCACAAGGCTAGAGGACGTGGTGGCTCGGGAAGCAAGCAGGCCTAGGCCTTAG
- the DCW1_4 gene encoding Mannan endo-1,6-alpha-mannosidase DCW1, with protein sequence MAGPLALAYELDTNSTTSILSVAKQMTADLMTFYDGDKPGGTPGLLPQPYYWWEAGAMMGALIDYWYYSGDDQYNKLVEQALLFQVGDTNDYMPRNQTLTEGNDDQGFWGLAVMSAAEYKFPDPPSDKPQWLALAQAVFNTQASRWDTEHCNGGLRWQIFKWNQGFDYKNSISQACFFALGARLALYTGNNSYAEWAEKSWDWMIDVGFIDKYWRVIDGAHIGTNCTDHVPYQFSYNAGGFILGAAAMYNYTENPVWKDRLDNLLGASRVFFTGPDKNIMTEVACEPVDRCNLDQQSFKAYLSRWFAAITKWAPHTYDFVMPYLRASAVAAAKQCVGGNNKRMCGLKWNQDKYDGSTGVGQQMAAMEVTLACLIQDRPAPVSHGNGGTSKGNPGLGGGDMGRNEPKSPGYKAITAGDQAGAAILTIALLTALIIGIGWIFVDETSDKPPLEQFKGVRKSTKAAIVAVAGATPNRPIIGKGGFIINATSKRSSTSSVLENNQAIEAAAVRIGRVRSESVGTQRRLSNMPIGWPRQSPNVSSGIWLDTPELPSPTWQGLGLKGDIHGASDGES encoded by the exons ATGGCAGGTCCTCTTGCTTTGGCATACGAGCTAGATACCAATTCAACCA CATCCATCCTATCCGTGGCCAAGCAAATGACAGCGGATCTCATGACATTTTACGATGGCGACAAACCTGGAGGAACTCCCGGTCTCCTTCCGCAGCCTTATTACT GGTGGGAGGCCGGTGCAATGATGGGCGCTCTTATAGACTACTGGTATTACTCCGGCGATGATCAGTACAACAAGCTTGTGGAACAGGCACTGTTGTTTCAAGTCGGGGATACCAATGATTATATGCCCCGAAACCAGACATTGACAGAGGGAAACGATGACCAGGGATTTTGGGGGCTCGCTGTCATGAGTGCTGCCGAATACAAATTCCCCGACCCGCCATCGGATAAGCCCCAGTGGTTGGCGCTGGCTCAGGCTGTATTCAACACCCAAGCCAGTCGATGGGATACCGAACACTGCAACGGAGGTCTGCGATGGCAGATCTTCAAGTGGAACCAAGGCTTTGACTACAAAAACTCCATTTCACAAGCGTGCTTCTTCGCACTCGGCGCAAGACTTGCTCTATACACTGGCAACAACTCATATGCGGAATGGGCCGAAAAGTCTTGGGATTGGATGATAGACGTTGGGTTTATTGACAAGTACTGGCGTGTCATTGATGGAGCCCACATTGGTACTAATTGTACTGATCACGTTCCCTATCAGTTTTCTTACAATGCCGGTGGGTTTATCctcggtgccgccgccatgtacAACTATACAGAAAATCCTGTTTGGAAAGACAGGTTGGACAATCTGCTCGGCGCGAGTAGAGTCTTCTTCACTGGGCCAGACAAAAATATCATGACCGAAGTCGCTTGCGAACCCGTAGACCGCTGCAACTTGGACCAACAATCTTTCAAGGCATACCTCAGTCGCTGGTTTGCCGCCATCACCAAATGGGCACCTCATACTTACGACTTTGTCATGCCATATCTGCGGGCGTCAGCTGTCGCCGCAGCCAAGCAATGCGTTGGTGGTAATAACAAACGCATGTGCGGCCTCAAATGGAACCAGGACAAATATGACGGCTCGACTGGCGTTGGCCAGCAGATGGCAGCAATGGAAGTGACTCTTGCTTGTTTGATACAAGATCGTCCTGCTCCAGTTAGtcatggcaatggtggcaCCAGCAAAGGCAACCCGGGCCTCGGCGGAGGTGATATGGGACGGAATGAGCCCAAGTCTCCAGGCTACAAGGCAATAACAGCTGGCGATCAAGCAGGGGCTGCCATTTTAACCATCGCCCTCCTCACCGCTCTAATTATTGGTATTGGATGGATTTTTGTGGATGAAACATCAGACAAGCCCCCCCTAGAGCAGTTCAAAGGCGTCCGAAAATCTACAAAGGCAGCGATTGTCGCGGTCGCCGGCGCTACTCCAAATAGGCCAATAATCGGGAAAGGCGGTTTCATAATCAATGCAACTAGCAAAAGAAGCTCAACCTCTAGTGTTCTCGAGAATAACCAGGCTATAGAGGCTGCGGCTGTCAGAATCGGCCGTGTTCGTAGTGAGAGCGTGGGAACCCAACGAAGATTGTCTAATATGCCAATCGGTTGGCCGCGACAGAGCCCAAACGTATCCAGTGGTATATGGCTTGACACTCCGGAACTCCCTTCACCTACATGGCAAGGGTTAGGACTTAAAGGGGATATACATGGTGCTTCTGATGGGGAATCATGA
- the SNC2 gene encoding Synaptobrevin 2 has protein sequence MSNNLSYGQGGHYSSQDVTPSNTNQNFDGSAQDGKIQTIQKDLAAATEISRHNLNSMKDRGENLDGLQDKTSNLADSSQQFRRGANRVRKQMWWKDMKMRMCLIVGIIILLLVIIIPSVVATRH, from the exons ATGTCCAACAACCTATCCTACGGGCAAGGTGGCCATTACAGCTCCCAGGATGTGACGCCGTCCAACACCAATCAAAATTTCGATGGCAGTGCTCAAGATGGTAAAATACAAACAATTCAGAAG gatttggcggcggcgacggaaaTCTCGCGCCACAATCTTAACTCGATGAAGGATCGAGGGGAAAACCTCGATGGCCTGCAAGACAAGACCAGCAACCTAGCGGATTCTTCCCAACAATTCCGTCGCGGCGCCAACAGAGTTCGCAAGCAAATGTGGTGGAAGGACATGAAGATGCGCATGTGTTTGATTGTTGGCATCATTATCCTTCTGCTTGTTATTATCATCCCTTCTG TTGTTGCCACTCGTCATTAA
- the arg-6_2 gene encoding Protein arg-6 encodes MLSVTATSLRAGSRRAVSRVAGASSVAAPRQIRRPNVALCQALSTTTALASPPARDRAREIVAQTVSNIGSNQQYLKLFTSVSSQKFAVIKVGGAILTEYISELCRSLLFLYEVGLYPVIVHGAGPQLNRLLEEAGVEPQFKEGIRVTDAKTLGVARKLFLEENLRLIDRLDELGVATRSLSGVFMADYLDKEKWQYVGKITKVNKEAIEKSIEAGYIPILTSMAESEDGRLLNVNADVAAGELARALEPLKILYLSEKGGLFDGEGEKISHINLDKEFNHLMSQPWCRYGTRLKIKEIKELLDTLPRSSSVAIIHPSEMQKELFTDSGAGTLIRRGDKM; translated from the coding sequence ATGCTGTCTGTCACAGCTACCTCCTTGCGGGCAGGCTCACGACGAGCTGTATCCCGAGTAGCTGGAGCTTCGTCCGTCGCGGCTCCGAGACAGATCCGACGTCCCAATGTCGCCCTATGCCAAGCCCTCTCCACCACGACCGCGTTGGCATCACCACCTGCCCGAGACCGTGCACGAGAGATTGTTGCCCAGACTGTGAGCAACATTGGCAGCAACCAGCAGTACCTCAAGTTGTTTACTTCGGTTTCATCCCAGAAGTTCGCCGTCATCAAGGTCGGCGGTGCCATATTGACGGAATATATTAGTGAGCTCTGCAGGAGCTTGCTATTTCTATACGAAGTGGGATTGTATCCTGTAATTGTCCACGGAGCCGGGCCCCAATTAAACCGGCTTCTGGAAGAAGCTGGCGTTGAACCTCAGTTTAAGGAAGGTATCCGTGTGACGGATGCTAAGACGCTTGGTGTCGCCAGAAAGCTCTTCCTCGAGGAAAACTTACGACTTATTGATCGTTTGGATGAACTTGGTGTCGCCACCCGTTCATTGAGTGGAGTCTTTATGGCGGATTATCTCGACAAGGAAAAGTGGCAGTATGTGGGCAAGATTACCAAGGTTAACAAGGAGGCCATCGAAAAGTCTATCGAGGCCGGATACATTCCCATCTTGACTTCTATGGCTGAGTCTGAGGATGGCAGACTACTCAACGTTAATGCAGATGTCGCTGCCGGTGAACTTGCCCGTGCTTTGGAGCCTCTTAAAATTCTTTACCTCTCCGAAAAGGGGGGACTTTTTGACGGCGAAGGCGAGAAGATCTCCCACATTAACCTGGATAAAGAATTCAATCATCTCATGTCTCAGCCCTGGTGCCGGTACGGCACTCGTCTTAAGATTAAGGAGATTAAGGAGCTTTTAGACACCCTTCCACGCAGCTCGAGTGTTGCCATCATCCATCCGAGCGAGATGCAAAAGGAACTTTTTACTGATTCTGGTGCTGGTACTCTTATCCGTCGTGGTGATAAGATGTAA